The DNA segment CCCCAGGGGCAAATCGCACCCCAGGGACCCAGCCTCTGCAAGCCCACTCCCTGCATTGTCATAGTGTCTGCTCCCGGCGAGGCTGATCGGATGTGTCCCCAAATCCTCGTCTTCTCCAAGGACCATGGGCACGGCTGTCTCCAAGAGGAAGGCACTGAGGAATGACACCATCTCCAACGTAGCAGCCAAAGTGAGGTGAGTGGCCCCCAGGGCCCCGGTGTTGGGAGTCACACAGGAGCCTCGCCGTGCCGCCGTAGAGGTAACAGCTGTCTGCTGGGAGGGGGAGTTGGCACAGAGCTGCCCCTGCATGATGCCCTCGCTGTGCGTCGCATTTGGAGGTTCCACTCCCTGCGCAGGCAGCGATAGATTGCCAGCTCTTCGAACGAGTGAGATTTGTAACTGAAATGTGGGGGAGGCTGCGTTATTGCGAGCGTTCATAGATTCCGTATTATCCCAATCATTACGCAGGCGTTTGGTGAATTTGCCGGAATGTGCCGGGATCCgcgggggggcagggggggggcggATATTGGTTTGGCGGACACCGAGATCAGGGAGAAGTTTCCGAGGCTTTTGTGGATCTCGAATCCAAGCCTTGTCTTTGCACTTGGGTTACGAGCAGGGAAGAtgcccccagctgcccccctagGACTATTttgcccatgcatgtttaatcccctcactgtattaccctctaccacttctgctgggaggctgttccactcatccaccactctctcagtagCAGTGAATGTTCTGGCGGCTGCATTGTATCTGTGCGGCCCCCGAAGCGCTGGAGCAGGCAGAGATAATTGTAATTATTACGTCTTAATTACAAAGAGGCAAACATGAAACATCACGCAGGGGAACAGAAGCCGAAGCCAATAAACAGCCAGGAAACAGACACGGGACAGGGAGCGTTAGGGAGAGCGAGACGGGGAGCGATAGGGAGAATGCGATGGGGAGCGGGATAGGCAGAGTGTGAGGGGGAGCGGGATGGGGAGAGTGTGAGGGGGAGCGGGATGGGGAGAGTGTGAGGGGGAGCGGGATGGGGAGAGTGTGAGGGGGAGCGGGATGGGGAGAGTGTGAGGGGGAGCGGGATAGGCAGAGTGTGAGGGGAAGCGGGATGGGGAGAGTGTGAGGGGGAGCGGGATGGGCAGAGTGTGAGGGGGAGCGGGATGGGCAGAGTGTGAGGGGGAGCGAGACACATATAGAATCCGGGTTCTCAGCTTCCCCAAGGTCACGTATAGAAGGTATGGAGGAGGCGGAGCGTTCGTTTTTTGTTAATAATCACAGATTTAGGAGGAAAGAGTTCACGGGGTGCGTTTGTGAGATAAATGAGCGAATCGTTAGTCGGCGGCCGGGGGCCACGCGTGGCGTCTGCTGGCAGTTTTGCCACTTCCTGCGAGCCTCAGACTGACTTTCTGTCCCAGCCCATGCGCCACCAGGTGAGATCCCCGCAGCCCGCTCCCTCGCCCGCTCCCCCCGCTGCTGACATTTTAATACTCGATTAATTAACCTCCCACTGCCTGAATATGAATTTCACGGATCGGTTACGGATCCTGCCGGCAGGTTAACTAAACGGCGCGCCAGGTTATGCAAGGGGCAGCGCCGCTCCGATTTATAGCGGgaattaaataattgtttgtGCGTTTCTGGTTACATGATCTGCTCGTTACCCCGTTCCCAGAACTATACGGAGAGTGaggcactgaaagagttaaaagggCCAAACGCAACACGCACCGAAAACGCCGCCAAGGTCACCGACAGacggacagagagagagagacggacagacagagagagagagagagagacggacggacagagagagagagagacggacagagagagagagacggacggacggacggacagaGAGAGAcggacagacagagagagagagagaccgacggacggacagagagagagagagacggacggacagagagagagagagagacggacggacggacggacagagagagagacggacagacagagagagagagagagagagacggacagacagagagacggacagacagagagacggacagacagacagagacggACGGACGGAATTATAACGGATTTTATTCCCAACGCAGCCAACAGACAGAAAATTGCTTCCCCCCCCctacatttttgcttttaaaagtTTGACGGATCACCCGCTGGAATCACTTCATATTCTGAGACAGACGGACAGAGAGacggacagagagagacagagagacaaaTCATTTAGTTTGTGAGCAGATGGAAAATAATTTGGGGTATTCATTGGGTATTATTTGGGGTATTTGAGGCATTAGTTGGAGTATTATTTGGGGTATAAGGGGTATTATTTGGGGTATTTGAGGCATTAGTTGGGGTAGTATTTGGGGTATTTGGGGTATTAGTTGGGGTATAAGGGGTATTATTTGGGGTATTTGAGGCATTAGTTGGGGTATTTGGGGTATTTGAGGCATTAGTTGGGGTATTATTTGGGGTATTTGAGGCATTAGTTGGGCTATTATTTGGGGTATAAGGGGTattatctggggtataaggggTATTATTTGGGGTATTATTTGGGGTATAAGGGGTATTATTTGGGGTATTTGAGGCATTAGTTGGGGTATTATTTGGGGTATAAGGGGTATTATTTGGGGTATTTGAGGCATTAGTTGGGGTATTAGTTGGGTTATTATTTGGGGTATAAGGGGTATTATTTGGGGTATTTGAGGCATTAGTTGGGGTATTAGTTGGGGTATTTGAGGCATTATTTGGAGTATTATTTGGGGTATTTGAGGCATTAGTTGGGGTATTATTTGGGGTATTTGAGGCATTAGTTGGGGTATTAGTTGGGGTATTATTTGGGGTATAAGGGGTATTATTTGGGGTATTTGAGGCATTAGTTGGGGTATTAGTTGGGGTATTATTTGGGGTATAAGGGGTATTATTTGGGGTATTTGAGGCATTAGTTGGAGTATTATTTGGGGTATTTGAGGCATTAGTTGGAGTATTATTTGGGGTATTTGAGGCATTAGTTGGGGTATTAGTTGGGGTATTTGAGGCATTAGTTGGGGTATTATTTGGGGTATAAGGGGTATTATTTGGGGTATTTGTGACGTAAGGTTTGTTCTGTGACCTTCATCAGAAAAGGTCAGCGTGTTTCGAGAGACAATAAGAAGGGCatcgtatatttatatatatttatagatctcactctagattgtcagctcttgcGAGCCAAGCCCTCTTACCCttggcatgaaggggttaagcaatatACCCAGACATTATTCTTCGCGGCATCCGTTAGGGGGACCCTTTAAACACAGATTAACCCTCGCTGCACCGTGTCCTGCCCGCTCACCGCAAGCTCCTCCGATACGCGCGGAAGTCATTAACTCTTTACACGCCTGGCTGAGGCTGATGGGCATTATATTCGTGCCCCGCAACCCGCAGTATTCTACGCATCCACCGAATTAACCCCACGTTAGCCAGTCGCTGGAACGCAAGGTTATAATATAATCGAAGGCCTCCCGGGACGCTCTAAAGAACACGTTCCGTGTACGCGCGTCTCGTGCTTTTCACGCTTTGCCGCGAGGGCCGGGGGGTCTCACTGAGTGCCGCCGCTCCGTGACACCATCTCCAGTGTGAAGAGACACCCAGCCGCGTAGGTTCCTCGTGTTGCGGCGAGCAAAACGGGCGAGCGAGAGCTCTTTACCGAGGATAATAGTAGTTAATAccgcgctacggaatctgctggcgctatatcaataaatgtcattttttttttcgccCCACAGCCTGTAATTAACCTCTTTCCCCCCCAGAATAGTAAGAGAGATTTTGGGAGGCTGAGGTTTTGCCCCTCTCCGCCCCGTGCGGGGGGTTATAGGAGTACCGAGTGCCACCCGGGCCGGGTTAGGCTGACAACACATGGTTAACCCTTTGAAGGAGTAGCGCAGTCTGAGAAAGAAATGAGACGCAGCGAAGACCCCAAACGCCTTAACCCATACCCCCCCATATCGGTATCTTCTAGAAATTGATGCGTTGGTTTTAGTTATTATTTGTTGACGGAAAATCacgtttttcacatttttttttaaagcacaccGGGtgagagcccccccccccacggttTAATTAAACTCACTTTGCGGAAATCCCATGAAAGTcggcattaaataaataattaattaccGTTTGATTATTGCTATAAAGCAGCACCAAAGATCAATAAATGCCcagagttaaccctttcaagtGTTGGGTCCAAAGCATaagatttaaagggttaaagtgacCCCAAGACTCTCAGTACTCTCAGCAGCTAGCACTGGATAGTGGGGATTGTAGCCCAACAAGGGGGGAAATGCCCACCCTGGGCTGGAGAAGCCCTTTAATGCCTCCGGTATAAGACATCTGCCCTCCCTCTGGGGCAATACTGACCCTTCCGATTGGGGCATCGCTCACTAAGCCCAGAGTTGAGGTCTCACTAAACATTTTATCTCGACGATTAAAGTCTAAGCCCCCCAAAGCTTTCCCTTCTGGAAGACGCCGGCTCCGGGTAACACGGGGTGTCCCGCAAAATGCcccaaaatgtcaaaaaaaataagaaaaaatctttttttttttaaatatattttttaattttatggttggCTGTGTGTCcctgcaaagggttaaagtagTATGTGGGGGGGTGAGAGCGCCATCTAGAGCCCCAGATCTGTATTTCCCGGGAGATGGATCCCAATAATTAACCCTATTGTGTCCAGTCTCTACATATCCCCCCGGGGGCCGAGTTTAGGATTTCGCGAAGCCCACTTGGCCCCCGCCGGCAAAAACCGTCTGcctttacagaaacaaaacatcCCCTCCCGTCGCGTTACTTTTCCAATatcatttttggggtattttccATAGATTTTAGCTCCAAAAAAGTCGGCGTGTTCTGTCCTGTAATCTGCCCCGTGgatttatagagcgccaacagattctgtaGTGATGTACGGCGGGAAGTATAGAAACGCGTCGGATCTGACGGGGGCCCCCGGGTTCGGATCTGTGGCCCCCGGTGGTTCTGtgcttagtaaaaaaaacctgtttctTGAGCGGAACCTAATCCCCCCGGGGGGCCGCGTGACAGACCGCGGGGGCATCTCGAGGGAGGCAGGGGCCGTGGGCGGACGCCGTTCTGGAAGGATTTTTATAGATCTTTCCGTGGGCTTTGAATGTGATAATTGGGGGGAGGGCagggaggaaaaaagggacaagAGAGACATGTCAGGGGGGGTCAAAGGGGGCTATTGAAGGGATTTGGTTCGGGATAATGGGAGTTAATAAACCGCACCCCGCAGACCCAGAAACGCATTTCCACCGAATTCAGCCGTTTCTACGACATTAAAATAAGAATTTTCGCTCTCCGTCTCCGGCCTCCcaatcacccccccccgtgACTGTTCGGCCCCTGACCGCGTGGCCCCTCCGGTTCTCCGCCTCGCACTTTGGGAATAGAGCCCGGCGCTCATCGCCTTAACGAGCTTCGGCCGCCTCTTCTGAATGCGGTGCCGTTTtctgtcgggggggggcagcacgTGGGGTAATTGGGCAGGTTGTCGGGGGCTGGTGTTTGTGCCGTGTGACCAATCCCCCCCGTCCctaacatgtcttttttttgttttttttccccttttttgcgGATGTTCAGAGCCGCCAAAGCCTTCGGAGATTACCTGTCCCAGACCCATCCCGACAGCCAGAACGGCTCCGGTGAGTTCCCCCCGCGGCAGCAGAAACGACCGACAACCTAGAAAAACACcggaacccgccggcagatcggcccccggcggcccccgtctactcgcccgtttctcctgctgtaacgactcaaaccttaatcagtcgctggtctcgtcttagattcaggagccgtatgtctatcccatgcatgtttaataccctcactgtattaccacctctaccacctctgctgggaggctgtttcatttatctatccatatgcctatcccatgcatgcttcaTATATCAGAGGATCCTGGCAGTAAGGGCAGTAAAGCCGTAGAATCCGCTGCCTGATTAAATTATCTCGACGCCTCCAGAAAAAGAtactttttcaaagaaaagcgAATCTGGAACATTTGATAAAGAAAACGATTCGCAAAAACCAAGCGATTGTATAAAAGACAGTTTCTGGGCAGAGGatcataggagttgtagtcccACCAGTTAAACGCTCCGTTTTATAGGCTGTGCATTGAGAgacagactttaaaaaaaaaatccagttaaTTAGCAGCGAAGGTTAAAAGGGCAGATCTTTACCCCAAAACGAGCTTCGCAGCCAGAAAATAAGGGAGCAGATGCTGGTTTTTATACCGCGAGGTAACGTCTGGGCGAGATTAATTCTATCAATCTGCTGCCTCATTACCCGGGAGCCCAGCGGCACCTCCTCGCCCAAAACTAATGAAACAAAAAGTCACTTCCCCCAAAAACAACCGCAGCGCCGGCGCCCCCCGCAGGCTCCCTATCACCCAATAAAACGGGTTTCACATCTTTAGCGCACGTTTACAGTCTCGACGCCCAGCCTCCGCTCTGCAGGAGCCGTGACGTCTGTGGAAACACGCGTGAAGCCGCATAACGAGGCAGAGGTCACGCGTGTGGCGAGGGAAGGTGCTTTGGCACATGGCAAACCCTAGAAATGTAAGGTTTGGCTCAACTTGGGCGGAATTCAGGTTTTCAGAAGAATCCAGTAGCTTGATAGTGAGAGGCTGGGATGGAATaaaaggaagttctactttactgagagagtggtagataaatgggacagcctcccagcagaggtggtagagggtaatacagtgaggggattaaacatgcatgggatagacatacggctcctgaatctaagacgagaccaacggctgattaaggtttgagtctttacagcaggagaattaAATATCTGGATTTCTAATTGTGGGTTCCTTAGAACTCCGTGTAAAGATCTGACGGCTGGGAGTGATGGGCTCGGAAACTGAATGCGGTTCATTTACTGCTCCTTTAAACCCCGTATTACACCCGCGTGGGGTCTCCGGGCTTAAATAAAACGAACGGTAACTAAAGCAGTCATTTCCTCCCACTCATGGCCGGCGGATCGCTGAGCTAATAGCCCGGGGTGATTGCCGGCGGCTGAATGATTGACAGGTGGGCTTTAATCAGCCGTGACGTTGGCTTTAAATACCGCCGCGGAGGCCGCGTCTCAATCAATTCAATCGGATTTTCCCCGACCCGGAAATCCAagagaacaaaaatataaagaaaacctTAAATTCCAAGAAacggagagagaaataatacatttatatcaaATAATCAAATTATATCTCCGCCAGAAATCCTCCCATCCCGAGGCGCGCTGCAGCAGAAAACGGAAGATATCCGCTACGGATGATAGGACTTGTAGTCCTCAGAAGACCCGGGATATATGGAAGGAGAGCAGAAAAGACTCCGTGGCGCAGCACCGACTATCAGCGGAAAATCTCTTCTTCCATATCCCCCCCGGGTTTATGTGACTACAAGTCCTATCATCCAATAGCATCGTGGAGATCTTCCGTTATTGTTACAATACGCGGAGACAGCCCGCTAGAGCCGGCACTTCTGATGGCGGCGGGCGGGAGTTTGGGGTAAAGAGACGCATATATTGTTCTGTAGatgaatattttttcctttattttctatCATTTTGGGTAAATTAACGCTCGTCCTCAGATCACCTCCTGGTCCAAGAGGACTCCCCCGAAATGCCCCAAAGCTCGCAGAATAAGCGGCGGCTCTCCACCGCGTCGGACAGCAAGCTGGAGCGGAGTTTCTCGGAGGAGCGGCGGGAGAAGCTGCCCAGCGAGGGCTCGAAGCCCCGCGTCTACACCATCTCCGGGGATGGACCCCTGCTCTCCGACCGGCACAGCGACAGCCTGGAGCTGGTGGTAATGAAGTCCGGGCACGAGGACAAGCATCGTTACCAGCACCGGCCCCACCACCCGCCCCTGCAGAGCTCCGGCAGCGCCCACAACATCACCCGGCCCTCCAAGAGCTGGTCGGGCAGCCGGCAGAACTCCAGGGAGCGCCCAAACGGCCCCCGGCTCAACGTGCCCACCCAGCACTCCTTCGATCTCGAGCAACACCAGGCCAGCGAGTCCGGGTGGCGCAGGAAGAAGCTGGAGCGCATGTACAGCATCGACAGGGTGTCCGGTGAGTGTCCGCGCCGGCCCTCCAGGGGTTACCCGGAGCGCGATCGGGCCGAGGCGACCACAATCCCTATCAGCCATCCTTTAGTGGCTACATTAGTGAGTGGCCATCTCTTTCTAACGAGCCCCCCAGCTTGAGATGGCGCAGGCGCGGAAATAAACCCTGCGGccgtatttaatatttaacaaatttaaaGCGACGACGAccgaaaaatatacaaaaagaggAAAATTCCCCAAAATAGGCAaagttttatttcttgttaatGCTGCTTCCGGGGTTCCGGAGCTGTTTCTGTTAATCCCTCTTAATCTCGTTCTCCTGCGCAGACGACGTCCCGATCCGGACTTGGTTCCCGAAGGAAAATCTTTTCACCTTCCAGACAGCCACGACTACTATGCAAGCGTGAGTCACAAATACCCCCCCCGGCGCGTTTCCCTAACTACccacaaaccccggcggcaacCAGAACATACAGCCCAGTACACGGAGGAGCAATGGGGTTATTTTAACCCACGATTATTCCACCCccaacctgccagcagatcggccccattcggccctgaatcagtcgttggtctcgttttagattcaggagccgcatgtctatcccacgcatgtctaatgccctcactgtattagcctctaccacctctgctgggaggctgttccacttatctacctcctctcagtaaagtaaaaccccCATACATTACATGACGCAGTCCGCTCTGAGCGCTCGCTGTTTTCCGAGCCGTTGACTGTCTCGCCCCGAGGCCATCATCCGGCAGAGTGGGCTTTCTGAGACGCACCTGCGCTAATCCCGCCGAGCCGACGCGGGGATCTCATCCAGGGAGGCATCAACTTTGACAGAATTGGGGCATTCGCTTCAACCAAGAACAGGGGGGGCTCAGAGCCAACGATAGAAGCCGTTAAATGAAGCTCCTGAGGGCAAGCAGCTTTTAATGCACCTTTCAGCTGCTTGACTTCAGGTGTTGCTGCATACATTCAGAACGTCTGCACCGTGTCCCCCCCAAAAAGAGCCGTCACGTAACCGGCAGAGCGTAGGACCCGTGACCCGCCGGCAGTGGCTGCCGGGACCCCCAGATACataaagtaaagtaaataaaGCGTGTAAACGTGGCTGATGACCCCGCTTTCCTTCTCTCCTCCGCCTCGCGCCTCGCAGGATCTCGTAAGTATCTTTTTTTGCATCATTCTTTGTGCCGAGTTTTTTCACCCCGTGCCGTGGCATTAGAGTGCATGCGCCCCCCGTCTGTGCCGCAGCCTGTACCGGGAGGTCGTTCCCCGCCGTCCTGGCCCCCCTAGCCCTGGATCTGCAGTGATGGTTACACCTGTGCTCATGCACAGAGACCCCTAAACACTGAGGAGCTCTCAGTAGGACAGCCCGACAAGGAGACTATTGTGGCTCTTAGCCGCCGGTGGGTTGTCACATGTCTCGgccattttatgctttttttcacCCTATAAAGCGAGTGTATGCTCTGCGGCACATGacggggggggttgtgttgtgcttcactgtattacccctCTGTAAAGTTGCCCCTTTGCTTGTTTCCCGCACTCCGGGGTCTGTAGGAGGGGTGAGCGTTGCCCCCTCCGGCTTTGGTCTGGTTGCGGTACCGGTTCCGTGTCTCGTCTCTGTGCGGTCGGAGGGCCGGGTCACCCGTCTCCTGTGCGTCACCGTGGTGTCtctcatgccccccccccgctgtgaAGTGCTTTTTGCCCCGCGCAGGGGTATTAATGACATAAACACGGTTTCTCAGGGCTTTCCGTGGCTACGCCGAGAGGAAGAGGCGGAAGAGGGAGAACGACTCGGCCGCCGTCATCCAGAGGTAGGGACGTCTTCTGCAACCATGGCTGTCGTTCCTCAAACTGTCTAACGATGTGACGAGCATGCGACATGAGGGCTTCCCGTGGGCCCCCCTCGCGCAGGTTCCTCGCACAGGTCCTCCACCAGGTCCTCCGCGCAGGTTCATGcaggcaggtagctcaggtAGGGCTTGATGGAGAAGACCTTTGGCCGTTGACGCGCATCAGAGCGTTCAGTCTAACATCCCATGCTTTGGGCTCAAGAGCTTGCAATCCGTCACCCAGCAAAGGTTTGTTCATGGCGTCGTGTAGACATCCCCGACCGTAGCAAACACCAACCAGGCCACCAGGACAGGCGCTTGGAGCGTGAAGACACCATTTAGATTAAAGCGCGGCAAATTGGGGCTGAAAAACCCAAATTTCACcttaaaaaaccccaaaaggtagTAACTGGAAACATTGCTTCTCCGCACATCCAAGCGCTGAATGGGTTCGCGGCCCCCGCTGCGCTCTCTCCCTCCTTCGCCGTTATTAATGCCGCCCACGCCAGAAATACTCGATTTCCCGTCCGTGACGACAGCTCCAGATTAAGCGGATTCTCCCCCGGTTATTGTCCGGATTCGCCGTCGCGGAAGCGATTCTCGTGTTCCAGGAGAGCGAAGCGACTCCCACGGAGCTCGACGACATGTCTGCCACACGTCACCCGTCAGGAGCacgtctcacccccccccaacacggACGCGGCTCCTGCCCCGGAACCCGATGGCACCTTACCAACCAACTCGCCCGGGGAGCTTCGCCCGACGTGCTGCCAGTTAATGGAGCGTCACCCAAAAGAGCGCAAAACCCCCAAGGTGCCGGGAGTTCAggaacccagaacctgccggcagatcggcccccgtcggcccgtctctcaaaccttaatcagtcgttggtctcgtcttagattcaggagccgtatgtctatcctgcgcatgtttaatcccctcatgAGTAGAACATAACCGATAGTAACGGCCACAGAGTGTGTCCAGcgatcatgtgacacaaaccaGCCAATCCGGCCTGGGCAGAGACTTTAGGCGGTCCGAGCATGAGTAAAACGCGTGGGGCTGCCATGAAGCATGAAGGGGGTGTGGCTAGCATGAAACCACACCCACAGCAGACACTTTGTTCCGATTATAAACGctctatttaaccctttcttcgtTTTCATTTTCCCTTCTCCTTGCCGTCAGGAATTTTCGCAAACATTTACGGATGGTCGGGAGCCGCAGGATGAAGGCCCAAAGTAagacaataataaaagaaaaatggctgAATTTTTGGGGTCCCTCGGAGATCACCATATATTTGGGGGGTTTCTGAGCCTCAGGACTGCTCGCTCTCTGGGTAACGGATGCCGGGAGGGTTTGCTTTCAGTTCATCTTTAGGGGAAAAGATGTATTAAATCTATAGGAAAGAGCGTCAGCTCTTCAGGCTAGAGGCCTGTGATTTAATCGTCTTCTCCTTGTTTTTGCTGCTCCAGCATTTGCCGACCGCAGAGAGAGGAGCTTCAGCCGGTCCTGGAGCGACCCCACACCCGTGAAGGCAGACTCCATCCACGACTCCAGAGAAAGTGAGTACGAGTGCATGGcgggtataaaaaaaatgctttccaaacTTAACTTTTATCACAtaccatctgaagaagagacctccgaggtcccaAAACCTCATCCAATGATTCCCTTTTCTCGCGGGATTACACAGTCATACCCATTTTATCACACAAAGCCCTGGATTTATTAAGAATGTCgccccctgcagtatgaggGGCAAAATGGTCCTTCCTGCAGACAAAAGCACCTCTCTGGGGTCAATTTCAGTGCCGGTTCCCTCGGGGGAGAATCACCCTGAGTGCCACTCGTCAGTATGAAGGGGGGTATCTGTCTGTCCATCTGTCTGACCCTGCAAGCTCCTAACTGTTGGTCCGTCCGGATTAGGCCACGATCTGCAGGACTCCTGCTCCGCTCTCGACGAGGAATGCAAGGATCTGAACTGGGAGGCAGAGCGAGAGATGGAGGTTCTGTCCTGCGACGGGGAGGACTTCATCCCACCCAAAATTATGGTGAGAAATGATTACCTGaagggcaggtaaagccaagtggctctATCGTCCCCCTTGCCCCCCTCATAGCTCACGTACTCACCAGCACACAGAtgtttacacaaacacactattACACactttacacattcatgctctcacacacattcatgctcacacacacacacatattcatgctcacacacacacacacacacacattaatatttatgctaatacacacacatttataaatacactCTAAGATAATCATGTTTACATAGGGCTGGTcaagcaattgcccccctgcccgtGGGGTAGAATTACAGGGCTCCCCCATTCCGACAGTTAAAGATCGCTGTCAGTAATCAGAGTCAGATCATATTATCGGTGCCGACGTCACAGACCGAGATGTCCCAATAACTGGTGTTTATTCAcaattttctcttttcctccGCAGCTAATTTCATCCAAAGTCCCCAAAGCTGAATATATTCCAACCATCATACGCAGGGACGACCCGTCCATCATTCCCATCCTATACGTAAGTGGCTCCGGCGCATGCGCGCCCAGACATTCAGTCTTTATAACGGAACTTGCATGtcttataatgtattattatatataaacagaagagAACTGCATTCACTCACTTCCCCCACCTTATGACATCACGTGACATCACCCcccctataaatatatttctatctcTCCTAGAGAGAGCTGCGGATCCACAAATAAAAACCTCATTAATATTGGCTGCAGACATCTTCATATTACTAGAAATCCTAATTTATCATTTTCTTcactaaaacaaacacattaaccgTACGCGGATACAATCGTTTCCATGGAGACCAATTAACCTACATCTTATTTCGATTGCTGTTCACCAACATTTACTCTTTTCTGTTTTAGGATCACGAACACGCGACAT comes from the Spea bombifrons isolate aSpeBom1 chromosome 8, aSpeBom1.2.pri, whole genome shotgun sequence genome and includes:
- the NSMF gene encoding NMDA receptor synaptonuclear signaling and neuronal migration factor — encoded protein: MGTAVSKRKALRNDTISNVAAKVRAAKAFGDYLSQTHPDSQNGSDHLLVQEDSPEMPQSSQNKRRLSTASDSKLERSFSEERREKLPSEGSKPRVYTISGDGPLLSDRHSDSLELVVMKSGHEDKHRYQHRPHHPPLQSSGSAHNITRPSKSWSGSRQNSRERPNGPRLNVPTQHSFDLEQHQASESGWRRKKLERMYSIDRVSDDVPIRTWFPKENLFTFQTATTTMQAAFRGYAERKRRKRENDSAAVIQRNFRKHLRMVGSRRMKAQTFADRRERSFSRSWSDPTPVKADSIHDSRESHDLQDSCSALDEECKDLNWEAEREMEVLSCDGEDFIPPKIMLISSKVPKAEYIPTIIRRDDPSIIPILYDHEHATFDDILEEIEKKLNIYRKGCKIWEMLIFCQGGPGYLYLLKNKVATFAKVEKEEDLIMFWRKLSRLMSKMNPDPNAIHIMGCYVLGNPNGEKLFQNLKNLMSPHRIEFKSPLELSAQGKQLIETYFDFRLYRLWKARQHSKLLDYDDIL